In Verrucomicrobiia bacterium, a single window of DNA contains:
- a CDS encoding HEAT repeat domain-containing protein, with protein MKKMFSLIFTALWAAGAAAPAQTPADPLDGLAQYTFSQSRESLARVEELIRKTAPADYPAVEARLIAILKAPGTSKDAKRYVCRYLGVVGSAKCVPAVAELLTDPDLSHPARMALEPLAAPEAGAALRAALPKVEARLRAGILGSIGVRRDPQAVEVVARYISDPDPWVAETALAALGQIGTPAAARVLASANVPPALSRALGRAEIEAAAQLTGTGNAKLARGIFEKYLGAQQPRALRVAAAKGMVSVLPPTEAARWVAQSLQGDDAARREGALSGFAESKNRPLQAAVVGELPQLSPGGQLLLLGLLHDLPEVPAREALLQVIQATADEVVRAAALDCLARHGTAADVPLLAGRAAGTGAAAEAAKRALQRLGKPGVDEALLKLVESSAPAISAVAVDVLAQRRTDAAVPGLLRIMKNPDPALAVRGVRALGVIGRPENVKDLAGLIATATPAEVRQAAEAAAAAICRRSPDKAALSAHILPVLQSNPAPEAQAALLRLLVYTGGENALQAVLAAMKHANAAVAKAATEALVGWPDLAAGPHLLALAKNATDANQNVVALRDGCLRLAEMEELPMAGRVELLRGVLENARRPEEKKRALAILADLPLPSALETLQGATQEAALQQDAWAAIIRLARQMGGVYPKQALAALEQAQNQNLPDTLKQQAAQALKAVQNAGLSPEGFIVSWLVSGPYTKEGKDGAALFDEVFPPEQTGGKAEWRPVTAPRNGVVALDKLLRGGNDRVAYLKTQIVSEQEQEALLEMGSDDGIKVWLNGRVVHSNNAVRPCTPGQDKKKIRLVKGVNALLVKITQGGGEWAGVVRLRTADGKDIANVLVGPAAE; from the coding sequence ATGAAAAAGATGTTTTCGCTGATTTTCACCGCGCTGTGGGCGGCCGGGGCCGCCGCGCCGGCGCAGACGCCCGCCGATCCGCTGGATGGGCTGGCCCAATATACCTTCAGCCAGAGCCGCGAATCGCTGGCGCGGGTGGAGGAGTTGATTCGCAAGACGGCCCCCGCCGACTATCCGGCGGTGGAGGCGCGATTGATCGCCATTCTCAAGGCGCCTGGCACGTCCAAGGATGCCAAGCGTTATGTGTGCCGTTACCTGGGGGTGGTTGGCTCGGCGAAGTGTGTGCCGGCGGTGGCCGAGCTGCTGACGGATCCTGATTTGTCCCATCCGGCCCGCATGGCGCTGGAGCCGCTGGCCGCGCCCGAGGCCGGGGCCGCCCTGCGCGCGGCCCTGCCCAAGGTGGAGGCCCGGCTGCGGGCGGGGATTTTGGGCTCGATTGGGGTACGGCGGGATCCGCAGGCGGTGGAGGTGGTGGCCCGATATATCAGCGATCCTGATCCCTGGGTGGCTGAGACGGCGCTGGCGGCGCTGGGGCAGATTGGCACGCCGGCAGCAGCCAGGGTGCTGGCCTCGGCCAATGTGCCGCCGGCTCTCAGCCGCGCCCTGGGACGGGCGGAGATTGAGGCGGCCGCGCAGCTTACCGGCACCGGCAACGCGAAACTGGCCCGTGGCATTTTTGAGAAGTACCTGGGGGCCCAGCAGCCGCGGGCGTTGCGGGTGGCGGCGGCCAAGGGCATGGTCAGCGTGCTGCCGCCCACGGAAGCGGCCCGCTGGGTGGCCCAGAGTTTGCAGGGCGACGATGCCGCCCGCCGCGAGGGGGCCCTGTCCGGTTTTGCGGAGTCGAAGAACCGTCCCCTGCAAGCCGCCGTGGTTGGGGAGCTGCCGCAGTTATCGCCCGGCGGGCAGTTGCTGTTGCTGGGTTTGTTGCACGATTTGCCGGAGGTGCCCGCCCGCGAGGCGTTGTTGCAGGTGATTCAGGCCACGGCTGATGAAGTGGTGCGGGCGGCGGCGCTGGATTGTCTGGCCCGTCACGGCACGGCGGCCGATGTGCCCCTGCTGGCCGGGCGCGCCGCCGGGACGGGCGCGGCCGCCGAGGCCGCCAAACGGGCCTTGCAGCGGCTGGGCAAACCGGGCGTGGACGAGGCCCTGCTGAAACTGGTGGAGAGCAGCGCGCCGGCCATCAGCGCCGTGGCGGTGGACGTGCTGGCGCAGCGCCGCACGGACGCGGCGGTGCCGGGCTTGTTGCGCATCATGAAGAATCCTGATCCAGCGCTGGCCGTGCGCGGGGTGCGCGCCCTGGGGGTGATTGGCAGACCGGAAAACGTGAAAGACCTGGCCGGGTTGATTGCCACGGCCACGCCCGCCGAAGTGCGTCAGGCGGCCGAGGCGGCGGCAGCGGCCATCTGCCGGCGCAGCCCGGACAAGGCGGCGTTGTCCGCCCACATTCTGCCCGTGTTGCAGAGCAACCCGGCGCCGGAGGCGCAGGCGGCGTTGCTGCGTTTGCTGGTATATACCGGCGGGGAAAACGCGTTGCAGGCGGTGCTGGCGGCGATGAAACATGCCAACGCCGCCGTGGCCAAAGCGGCCACGGAGGCGCTGGTGGGCTGGCCGGATTTGGCCGCGGGGCCGCACCTGCTGGCCCTGGCCAAAAACGCCACCGATGCCAACCAGAATGTGGTGGCGCTGCGTGACGGCTGCCTGCGGCTGGCGGAGATGGAGGAGCTGCCCATGGCGGGCCGGGTGGAGCTGCTGCGGGGGGTGCTCGAGAATGCTCGGCGGCCGGAGGAGAAGAAGCGTGCCCTGGCGATTTTGGCGGATTTGCCCCTGCCGTCCGCGCTGGAGACGTTGCAGGGCGCCACGCAGGAGGCTGCGTTGCAGCAGGATGCCTGGGCGGCGATCATCCGGCTGGCCCGCCAGATGGGGGGCGTTTATCCCAAGCAGGCGCTGGCTGCGCTTGAACAGGCGCAAAACCAAAATTTGCCGGACACACTCAAACAACAGGCCGCGCAGGCGCTCAAGGCGGTGCAGAACGCCGGCCTTTCGCCTGAGGGATTCATTGTGTCCTGGCTGGTTTCGGGGCCTTACACGAAGGAGGGCAAGGATGGGGCGGCGTTGTTTGACGAGGTTTTTCCCCCGGAGCAAACCGGCGGAAAAGCCGAGTGGCGACCGGTGACGGCACCGCGCAACGGGGTGGTGGCGCTGGACAAATTGTTGCGGGGAGGCAATGACCGGGTGGCCTATCTCAAGACGCAGATTGTTTCCGAGCAGGAGCAGGAGGCGCTGTTGGAGATGGGCAGTGACGATGGCATCAAAGTGTGGCTCAACGGCAGGGTGGTGCACAGCAACAACGCCGTGCGCCCCTGCACGCCGGGACAGGACAAAAAGAAAATCCGCCTGGTCAAGGGGGTCAATGCGTTGCTGGTCAAAATTACGCAGGGCGGCGGCGAATGGGCCGGGGTGGTGCGCCTGCGGACGGCGGACGGCAAGGACATAGCCAACGTGCTGGTCGGCCCGGCGGCGGAATAA
- a CDS encoding glycosyltransferase family 2 protein, with protein MIRICGIVVTFHPSSLLTDQLSLLNQQLAEVLVVDNGTFASWPPSLQAALQKPGITLLANPENRGIAAAFNQGLQYALNNGFAWAATFDQDSRPPPHYFAGLWEAHQMCPFRHQVALIAPRYWLKETSPPAPASPASAAWRKIPVAMASGNLVNLQAAQAVGWMDESFFIDYVDFDFCLRLRRQGWQIMEARNVWLPHRLGSRQSHRWLGLQFSLVAHSPLRRYYNARNRIVTYRRHARRFPGWFIHDAAWWLLETAKILLFEPHKAAKLHAMGRGVKDGWLGRMGPAPPALANKWTQLSSARTT; from the coding sequence ATGATCCGTATTTGCGGCATAGTGGTGACCTTCCACCCTTCCTCTCTCCTCACGGACCAGCTTTCCCTGCTGAACCAACAGTTGGCTGAAGTATTAGTTGTGGACAACGGCACCTTCGCCTCCTGGCCCCCGAGCCTGCAAGCTGCCCTCCAAAAGCCCGGCATCACGCTGTTGGCCAATCCGGAAAACCGGGGGATCGCTGCGGCTTTCAACCAGGGATTGCAATACGCCTTGAACAACGGGTTTGCCTGGGCGGCCACATTTGACCAGGACAGCCGCCCTCCACCGCATTATTTTGCGGGACTGTGGGAAGCCCACCAAATGTGTCCCTTCCGCCATCAGGTGGCGCTCATCGCCCCCCGCTACTGGCTCAAAGAAACCTCCCCGCCCGCACCTGCATCGCCGGCGTCAGCCGCATGGCGGAAAATTCCCGTCGCCATGGCCTCCGGCAACCTCGTGAACTTGCAGGCCGCTCAGGCCGTGGGCTGGATGGACGAATCTTTTTTCATTGATTACGTGGATTTTGATTTTTGTCTGCGTTTGCGCCGGCAGGGCTGGCAGATCATGGAAGCGCGCAACGTCTGGCTGCCGCACCGCCTGGGTTCCCGCCAATCCCACCGCTGGCTGGGCCTGCAGTTCAGCCTCGTCGCCCACTCGCCCCTCCGCCGCTATTACAATGCCCGCAACCGCATCGTCACCTATCGCCGCCACGCCCGGCGATTTCCCGGCTGGTTCATCCATGATGCGGCCTGGTGGCTCCTGGAAACCGCCAAAATCCTGCTGTTTGAACCCCACAAAGCCGCCAAACTCCACGCCATGGGCAGAGGCGTGAAAGATGGCTGGCTGGGGCGCATGGGACCCGCTCCGCCGGCTCTGGCGAACAAATGGACTCAACTTTCCTCTGCCCGTACCACGTAG
- a CDS encoding glycosyltransferase family 2 protein, producing the protein MADSSHHSSLPPVGVVIVNWNLKETLRATLESCLQIDYPQFQIVVVDNGSTDGAPDMVRRDFPRVHLIANPTGMGYAHATSQGMAWLVQQGARYLFSTSNDVLFDRAILREMVAFLERHPEVGLVGSKVYFHDRPHILWHAGGHIGWHGHSRHFGWERRDHPRYDQPRECVFVTGCGYMVRAELAQKLGYLKSDLVFYSEDSDFCLRIQKAGYRVMYLPTAKLWHKTSTTLAKNRGLQLRYSTRNNLYVLHTHRVGLPYPLTLWLHLGAVLPLKMLFFLLLGQPANAAGIWRGIRDWHQGKYGMIQE; encoded by the coding sequence ATGGCTGATTCTTCACACCATTCCTCCCTGCCACCGGTCGGCGTGGTCATCGTCAATTGGAACCTCAAGGAAACCCTGCGCGCCACCCTCGAATCCTGCCTGCAAATAGACTATCCCCAATTCCAAATCGTGGTGGTGGACAACGGCTCCACCGACGGCGCGCCCGACATGGTCCGACGGGATTTTCCCCGCGTCCATCTCATCGCCAATCCCACCGGCATGGGCTATGCCCATGCCACCAGCCAGGGCATGGCCTGGCTCGTGCAACAAGGGGCCCGTTACCTGTTCAGCACCAGCAACGATGTCCTCTTCGACCGCGCCATCCTGCGCGAAATGGTCGCCTTCCTCGAGCGCCATCCCGAGGTGGGCCTCGTCGGCTCCAAGGTGTATTTCCACGATCGGCCCCACATCCTCTGGCATGCCGGCGGCCACATCGGCTGGCATGGACACTCCCGCCACTTCGGCTGGGAGCGCCGCGATCATCCCCGCTATGACCAGCCCCGCGAATGTGTCTTCGTCACCGGTTGCGGCTACATGGTGCGGGCGGAGCTGGCCCAAAAACTGGGGTATTTGAAAAGCGACCTGGTTTTTTATTCCGAGGATTCCGACTTCTGCCTGCGCATCCAAAAGGCGGGCTACCGCGTCATGTACCTGCCCACCGCCAAGCTGTGGCACAAAACCTCCACCACTCTCGCCAAAAACCGCGGCCTCCAACTGCGCTACAGCACCCGCAACAACCTCTACGTGCTCCACACCCATCGCGTGGGGCTGCCTTACCCTTTGACCCTCTGGCTCCACCTTGGCGCAGTCCTGCCTCTCAAAATGCTCTTCTTCCTGCTGCTGGGCCAGCCCGCCAATGCGGCCGGCATCTGGCGGGGCATCCGCGATTGGCATCAGGGTAAATACGGCATGATTCAGGAATGA
- a CDS encoding class I SAM-dependent methyltransferase, producing the protein MYQNLHDRLFGAAGQWCLSQCPNAQCGLIWMNPMPLDEDLHLAYETYFTHESSQESTARKICLAMYHAFNSIAGIFTGLTQYKQKMQCLYLENVSPGSLLDVGCGDGRFLNEMKPRGWQVQGVEIDPQAVKIAREKYKLEVHLGDLKQANFSNDSFDAITLRHVVEHLPHPVDTLRECRRILKPGGHLVVVTPNTKSWGHSLFKQHWLGLDQPRHLMIFSPASMALCAKQAGFEKIQIVTSPANAETVFSVSFSLLLRHTHDMDLGRPPEISRAIKAVFYQHWESLKLRKNPKIGEELVMLATKY; encoded by the coding sequence TTGTATCAAAACCTGCATGACCGTTTGTTTGGCGCTGCTGGCCAATGGTGCCTTTCCCAATGTCCAAATGCCCAGTGCGGTCTGATTTGGATGAACCCCATGCCCCTGGATGAGGACTTGCACCTCGCTTATGAAACGTACTTCACTCACGAGTCAAGCCAGGAAAGCACAGCACGAAAAATATGCCTGGCCATGTACCATGCCTTTAATTCCATCGCTGGCATCTTTACCGGGCTGACCCAGTACAAGCAAAAAATGCAGTGCCTCTATCTGGAAAATGTTTCCCCCGGCAGTCTCCTTGATGTGGGATGCGGTGATGGGCGGTTTCTAAACGAGATGAAACCGCGCGGATGGCAGGTCCAAGGGGTAGAAATCGACCCGCAAGCAGTCAAAATTGCCAGGGAAAAATACAAACTTGAAGTGCATTTGGGGGACCTGAAGCAGGCGAACTTTTCCAACGATTCATTCGATGCCATTACTTTGCGTCATGTTGTCGAACACCTCCCCCATCCAGTGGACACCCTGCGAGAATGCAGGCGCATTCTAAAGCCGGGGGGACATTTGGTTGTGGTAACGCCAAATACAAAAAGCTGGGGCCATTCCTTGTTCAAGCAACATTGGCTTGGCTTGGACCAGCCTCGTCACCTGATGATTTTCTCTCCCGCATCCATGGCCTTGTGTGCAAAGCAGGCGGGCTTTGAAAAGATTCAGATCGTTACCTCCCCCGCCAATGCTGAGACCGTCTTCTCAGTCAGTTTTTCGCTGCTTCTTCGGCACACCCATGATATGGACCTTGGCAGGCCACCAGAAATTAGTCGAGCAATCAAGGCGGTTTTCTACCAGCATTGGGAGTCCCTGAAACTTAGGAAAAACCCCAAAATAGGTGAAGAATTGGTGATGCTGGCAACCAAATATTAA
- a CDS encoding Gfo/Idh/MocA family oxidoreductase produces MKTAWLVNRRRFLRGLALAGTAAALPEIIPARVLGAEAPSNKITVGAIGVGGMGSGNLGGFLGDRRCRVLAVCDVDRGHREREQKRVNSHYGNQDCAAYKDFRELIARDDIDVISLATPDHWHAIPAIMAAKAGKDIYGEKPFSHDLKEGRAMVTAIHRYGRIWQTGSWQRSTGDFRFACELVRNGRIGKVHTVEVGLPTGGAGGTAPFTDPPPELDYDFWCGPSPWAPYSRDRTHWNWRWQMDYGGGQLMDWIGHHGDIAQWGLGTEYTGPVEINPIRAEFPKVGIWDAATRYRIECTYANGVKMIVQNAEGSHRMGARWIGTEGWVWVDRGGFETEPKELKKDKIRPEEINLYRSQNHIGNFIDCVISRRQTITPAEVAHRSASIGHLCVIAITLGRKLRWDPEKEEFLNDPSANALLGRAKREPWNIIV; encoded by the coding sequence ATGAAAACAGCCTGGCTTGTGAATCGTCGCCGATTTTTGCGGGGACTGGCTTTGGCGGGTACCGCCGCGGCTTTACCTGAGATCATTCCCGCCCGGGTATTGGGCGCGGAGGCGCCCAGCAACAAAATCACGGTGGGCGCAATTGGGGTGGGGGGCATGGGCTCCGGCAATTTGGGCGGATTTCTGGGGGATCGCCGGTGCCGGGTGCTGGCGGTGTGCGATGTGGATCGCGGCCATCGGGAGCGGGAGCAGAAGCGGGTCAACAGCCATTATGGCAATCAGGATTGCGCGGCCTACAAGGATTTCCGGGAATTGATTGCGCGGGATGACATTGATGTGATTTCGCTGGCCACGCCGGACCACTGGCATGCGATTCCGGCCATCATGGCGGCGAAGGCGGGCAAGGACATTTACGGGGAAAAGCCCTTCAGCCATGATTTGAAGGAGGGCCGCGCGATGGTGACGGCCATCCATCGTTATGGGCGCATCTGGCAGACCGGCTCGTGGCAGCGTTCGACGGGGGATTTTCGTTTTGCCTGTGAGCTGGTGCGCAACGGGCGCATCGGCAAGGTGCATACGGTGGAGGTGGGGCTGCCCACCGGCGGGGCGGGGGGGACGGCGCCCTTTACGGACCCGCCGCCGGAGTTGGATTATGATTTTTGGTGCGGGCCTTCGCCGTGGGCGCCGTATTCGCGGGATCGCACCCACTGGAATTGGCGCTGGCAGATGGATTACGGCGGCGGGCAGTTGATGGACTGGATCGGGCATCATGGGGACATTGCCCAGTGGGGGCTGGGCACGGAATACACCGGCCCGGTGGAGATCAACCCCATCCGCGCCGAGTTTCCCAAGGTGGGCATCTGGGATGCCGCCACGCGCTATCGGATCGAGTGCACCTACGCCAACGGGGTGAAGATGATTGTGCAGAACGCGGAGGGGAGCCATCGCATGGGGGCGCGGTGGATCGGGACTGAGGGCTGGGTGTGGGTGGACCGCGGGGGTTTTGAGACCGAGCCGAAAGAGCTGAAAAAAGACAAAATCCGGCCGGAGGAAATCAACCTGTACCGCTCGCAGAATCACATCGGCAATTTCATTGATTGCGTGATTTCGCGGCGCCAGACCATCACGCCCGCCGAGGTGGCACATCGCTCGGCGAGCATCGGCCATTTGTGCGTGATTGCCATTACGCTGGGGCGCAAGTTGCGCTGGGATCCGGAGAAGGAGGAATTTCTCAACGATCCTTCGGCCAATGCCCTGCTGGGGCGCGCCAAACGCGAGCCGTGGAATATCATTGTGTAA
- a CDS encoding immunoglobulin domain-containing protein, giving the protein MVTIPAAPELNVRNLTIEGWINPDETITQQALFEFSSPYNYGLHIWINMNGSWDVPGMLYANLKNSYLIDRILTSPAGAIKSNQWSHIALTYEESSGIAKLYINGEVVNSSFIGTEPPRTSLPIYLGSRQGFYGFKGKMDEFALYNRALTDEEVRRIYLAGSLGKCPPEIPPSIAGTNQQVTVALRNPLRLTATVLGNRPMSFWWQLNGTNLTTEPTSAELFISAAALTDSGSYSLVASNAFGVTTALVAQVTVQPSPPTIAVQPRSSTVLVGQSVTLLLRASGSPPMAFQWYFNGAPLAGATRDMLTLSAVTLAQAGAYQVVVTNEFGAATSTVATLTVQLPPPKFIVSNALTMAGSILTVPIVLAANGTENAMQFSLTVSTSRLQLLRVEPGPSLTNATFLTNLSLLSQGRIGVAISLPSGATMPVGTQEIARLTFQSLPMAGSYTTPLSFSSSPLTQQVANAQAQVLQAEYVSGVINLMPTEYEADVAPRGAPDRLVTVVDWVQVGRFVAALDTPAAGAEFQRADCAPRSEGGNGLLTASDWVQAGRYAAGLDPLAIVSGPTNFAPPGLVRQALAGKNANGNACTVSVAETSLLLGKNVTVPVMLHANGTESALTFSLQFNPAQLTFVQAQAVSPAGTSAVLNQNPAQAAQGRVGMALSLQAGQTYPAGLHQVVLVSFAVRPDARGPVALSFASQPVAREVANLHAQPLTETTWAGRNLALALPTPQISTATEAGQLTFRWPAGLPGVYLEATDDLVNPQWMRVNLTPEEVDGQVRLNIPADAARKFYRLRTE; this is encoded by the coding sequence ATGGTGACGATTCCTGCTGCGCCGGAATTAAACGTGCGAAACCTTACCATTGAAGGATGGATTAATCCCGACGAGACCATTACTCAACAAGCACTTTTTGAATTCTCGAGCCCCTACAATTACGGACTCCATATCTGGATCAACATGAACGGCTCATGGGATGTGCCGGGAATGCTGTACGCCAATCTTAAAAACTCTTATTTGATCGACCGCATTTTAACAAGCCCCGCCGGAGCGATAAAATCGAACCAGTGGTCTCACATCGCTTTAACTTACGAGGAGTCAAGTGGAATAGCAAAGCTCTATATAAACGGCGAAGTCGTGAACAGCTCCTTCATCGGGACTGAGCCACCACGCACCAGTCTGCCGATTTATTTGGGATCAAGGCAAGGTTTTTATGGTTTTAAGGGTAAAATGGACGAATTCGCTTTGTACAATCGTGCCTTAACTGATGAGGAGGTGCGCCGCATTTACCTGGCGGGCAGCCTGGGCAAATGCCCGCCGGAAATCCCACCTTCCATTGCGGGCACCAATCAGCAAGTTACCGTGGCCCTGCGTAATCCGCTGCGCCTGACTGCCACTGTGCTGGGCAACCGCCCAATGAGTTTTTGGTGGCAGCTCAATGGCACCAACCTGACGACCGAACCCACCTCCGCCGAATTATTCATCTCCGCCGCAGCCCTGACCGATTCGGGCAGCTATAGTCTGGTGGCCAGCAATGCCTTTGGCGTGACCACCGCCTTGGTGGCGCAGGTCACTGTGCAGCCATCACCCCCCACCATCGCAGTACAGCCGCGATCCTCCACAGTCCTGGTGGGGCAAAGTGTTACGCTGCTCCTCAGGGCCTCAGGCTCGCCGCCGATGGCGTTCCAGTGGTACTTCAATGGCGCACCCTTGGCGGGAGCCACCCGTGACATGCTGACATTGAGCGCCGTCACCTTGGCGCAGGCGGGCGCTTATCAGGTGGTGGTGACCAACGAATTTGGGGCCGCCACCAGCACGGTGGCCACACTCACTGTCCAGTTGCCCCCCCCCAAGTTCATCGTGAGCAACGCCTTGACCATGGCTGGCTCAATACTCACAGTGCCCATCGTCCTCGCGGCGAACGGAACGGAAAACGCCATGCAGTTCAGCCTCACCGTCAGCACCAGCCGCCTCCAGTTGCTGCGGGTGGAGCCGGGGCCTTCCCTCACCAATGCCACCTTCCTGACCAATCTCAGCCTCTTGTCCCAGGGCCGCATCGGCGTAGCCATCAGCCTGCCTTCCGGCGCGACCATGCCCGTCGGCACCCAGGAAATAGCGCGGTTAACCTTTCAATCCCTACCGATGGCGGGGTCTTACACCACCCCCCTGAGTTTCAGCAGTTCGCCGCTGACGCAACAGGTGGCCAATGCCCAGGCGCAAGTGCTCCAAGCCGAATACGTCAGCGGGGTGATTAATCTGATGCCCACCGAATACGAGGCCGATGTCGCGCCACGCGGCGCGCCTGACCGCCTGGTCACGGTGGTGGACTGGGTCCAGGTGGGCCGCTTCGTGGCCGCACTGGACACCCCGGCCGCCGGCGCGGAATTCCAGCGTGCCGACTGCGCCCCGCGCAGCGAGGGCGGCAACGGCCTCCTCACCGCCTCCGACTGGGTGCAGGCTGGCCGTTACGCCGCCGGTCTGGACCCGCTGGCCATTGTGAGCGGCCCGACGAATTTTGCCCCGCCGGGTCTGGTGCGCCAGGCACTGGCAGGCAAAAATGCCAATGGCAACGCCTGCACTGTAAGCGTGGCTGAAACATCGCTGCTCCTGGGTAAAAACGTCACCGTGCCCGTGATGCTCCACGCCAACGGCACGGAAAGCGCCCTGACCTTCAGCCTGCAGTTCAACCCGGCCCAGCTCACGTTTGTCCAGGCCCAGGCCGTCTCGCCGGCGGGCACCTCGGCGGTGTTGAATCAAAACCCCGCCCAAGCCGCTCAGGGCCGCGTGGGCATGGCGCTCTCTCTGCAGGCCGGCCAAACCTACCCCGCCGGCTTGCACCAGGTGGTGCTCGTCTCCTTTGCTGTCCGGCCCGACGCCCGCGGCCCGGTGGCGCTGAGCTTTGCCAGCCAGCCCGTGGCCCGCGAAGTGGCCAACCTGCATGCGCAACCCTTGACCGAAACCACCTGGGCCGGGCGCAACCTCGCGCTGGCCCTGCCCACGCCGCAGATTAGCACCGCCACCGAAGCCGGACAGCTCACCTTCCGCTGGCCGGCCGGCCTCCCCGGCGTGTACTTGGAAGCCACCGATGATCTGGTCAACCCGCAGTGGATGCGCGTCAACCTAACCCCCGAGGAAGTGGACGGCCAGGTACGGCTGAACATCCCGGCCGACGCCGCGCGCAAGTTCTACCGCCTGCGCACAGAGTAG